One window of the Cryptomeria japonica chromosome 7, Sugi_1.0, whole genome shotgun sequence genome contains the following:
- the LOC131856769 gene encoding SKP1-like protein 12 codes for MAAIESVVIRTFIDRHTGMEPLEMVLDYCKFHAHAKSNSIPVDDVKVWDNEFADKALATDKNQTTFCQILLAANFLKIEDLFRLVCKAAAKFLKHKSAEEVRQMFKTENDFSEQEEEAIKQDTKWTYA; via the coding sequence ATGGCTGCAATAGAATCAGTGGTCATAAGAACATTTATAGACAGACACACAGGAATGGAGCCTCTGGAGATGGTATTAGACTACTGTAAATTCCATGCTCATGCAAAATCCAACAGTATACCAGTAGACGATGTGAAGGTATGGGATAATGAATTCGCTGACAAAGCTCTTGCTACGGATAAAAATCAGACGACCTTCTGCCAAATTCTTTTGGCTGCGAATTTTCTTAAAATCGAAGATCTATTTCGTTTGGTATGTAAGGCCGCTGCAAAGTTTCTGAAACACAAAAGTGCGGAAGAAGTGCGGCAGATGTTTAAGACAGAGAATGATTTTAGTGAGCAGGAAGAGGAGGCAATCAAGCAAGACACAAAGTGGACCTACGCATAA